In Solanum pennellii chromosome 3, SPENNV200, a single window of DNA contains:
- the LOC107014414 gene encoding putative pectinesterase/pectinesterase inhibitor 26: MESINLVKGYGKVNPSEDPSSYSNPRAAHKSRLTIAVSLTLFLTLFICAFVGAFIHASDSDGRTPSPSSSSADSLKIVCAVTQHPGSCFDSISSLNSTSTKPDPEQFLNFSLQATVKELTDISSLPKTLISKINDPGTVSALKDCISLFDDALSQLNQSAELLNVGTGESALTVMKVKNMQTWISAAMTDQDTCLEGLDEMGSPLLGEVKARVQKAKEYMSNTLAILSNMPNLLKKFGISMH; the protein is encoded by the coding sequence ATGGAATCAATCAACTTAGTAAAAGGCTATGGCAAAGTCAACCCTTCTGAAGATCCATCTTCTTACTCCAATCCCAGAGCCGCCCACAAGAGTCGTCTCACCATCGCCGTCTCTCTCACCCTCTTCCTAACTTTATTCATCTGCGCATTCGTCGGCGCGTTCATCCACGCGTCTGATTCCGACGGCCGCACACCATCTCCTTCATCCAGTTCAGCCGATTCGCTCAAAATCGTCTGCGCAGTGACTCAGCATCCCGGGTCATGCTTTGACTCCATATCTTCCCTCAACAGCACCTCAACAAAACCCGACCCGGAACAATTCCTGAATTTCTCTCTTCAGGCGACGGTGAAAGAGTTAACAGACATCTCTTCGTTGCCAAAGACGCTGATATCGAAGATCAATGACCCAGGAACCGTGTCGGCGTTGAAGGACTGCATTAGCTTATTCGATGATGCGCTGAGTCAACTGAACCAATCGGCGGAGTTGCTGAATGTGGGTACCGGAGAGAGTGCATTGACGGTGATGAAGGTGAAGAATATGCAGACATGGATAAGTGCTGCGATGACTGATCAAGACACGTGTCTAGAAGGACTGGATGAAATGGGATCACCGTTGCTTGGAGAAGTGAAAGCGCGAGTGCAGAAAGCTAAGGAGTACATGAGTAACACCTTAGCAATTCTCAGTAATATGCCTAACCTTCTTAAAAAATTTGGTATCTCtatgcattga
- the LOC107014413 gene encoding uncharacterized protein LOC107014413, with protein sequence MDSDSVNKISKASVSLNLNDQTNSRRRKQPKWFITLIIFFILIIVAIISVLTMIKRDYESELPANNPEKAIKSICSQTPYYRTCFNYMSNSLYKNKKLGSTKINSSQVFSISLHTVINELQKVSYSLKSSDSSTDKSTSHCNYLYFNKSLSQLNSYLAIHEEKNSRATMTMRSEMLDWLQTERPKIARCLYSLELDKGLNTKKANNCLMILVNMNSISEMLNPSINFFTLDAFQSSGKSIVALLFSDQDFVGVVCIFGVQFIFLLFLVCILLRVW encoded by the coding sequence ATGGATTCAGATTCTGTAAACAAAATCTCTAAGGCATCAGTTAGCCTAAATCTGAATGATCAAACGAActcaagaagaagaaagcagCCCAAGTGGTTCATTACTTTAATCATCTTTTTCATTCTCATCATCGTCGCCATCATCTCTGTTTTAACGATGATTAAGCGAGATTATGAATCTGAATTACCTGCCAATAATCCAGAAAAGGCAATCAAATCCATTTGCTCGCAGACTCCGTACTATCGGACATGCTTTAACTACATGTCAAATTCTCtctacaaaaacaaaaaattaggaTCAACAAAAATCAACTCATCGCAAGTATTCTCCATCTCACTTCATACCGTAATCAACGAGCTCCAGAAAGTCAGTTACTCACTCAAATCCTCCGATTCCTCTACCGATAAGTCAACAAGTCACTGCAACTATCTGTATTTCAACAAATCACTAAGTCAATTGAACAGTTATTTGGCTATTCATGAAGAGAAAAACTCCAGAGCAACGATGACTATGAGATCTGAAATGCTTGACTGGCTCCAAACTGAAAGGCCCAAAATTGCGAGATGCTTGTATTCATTGGAGTTAGACAAGGGTTTGAACACAAAAAAAGCGAACAATTGCTTGATGATTCTGGTGAATATGAACAGCATCTCTGAGATGCTTAATCcatcaattaattttttcactttaGATGCATTTCAAAGCTCGGGGAAAAGTATCGTCGCTTTACTTTTCTCAGATCAGGATTTTGTGGGAGTAGTGTGTATTTTCGGCGTGCAGTTTATTTTCTTGCTGTTTTTGGTTTGTATTCTTTTACGTGTTTGGTGA